The Flavobacterium johnsoniae genomic sequence TCAAAGGTTTTTTAAAAGTAACGATTTGGTAACCGAACTTTTGTAATTCCTTGCGTTTTCTTGCTTTTAACTGCACTACCAAAAAGTGAAAAACAGTTGCAAATCCTTTATTTGCAACTGTTTTACCTGTTTTCTATCTTTGATGTATTTTATCTAAAACTTTATTTTAAAAATATATAATTTAAAATTGCTCAAATCATTTTCTGAAGTAGCAAAAATTTCTAAAGCTGGAGTATTGATTACCATTCACTGGATTTTTTTCTACGCCAGCATTAAATATTCCAACATATCAATTGGTGTTGTGTGTTATTGTCTGACTAGTTTTTTTACAGCTTTTTTTGAACCGATTCTCAATAAAAAAAGATTTAATCTGGTTCAAGTTTTATTAAGCATGCTTACATTACTAGGAATAAGCTTGATTTTCCATTTTGATTCCTCATATCAACTCGGAATATTACTTGGAGTAATTTCGTCAGCATTTGCTGCTTTATACACTATTTACAACGAAAGGCTAGTGCAACATTACGATAGCAAATTAATTAACTTTTATCAGATGCTTGGCGGAACTTTAGTTCTAGGAGTTATACTGCCTATTTATTTTTACAATTTTCCAAACCAAACTTTCGTTCCAAGCTTAACAGATACTTTCTATTTATTAATCTTAGCATCATGTTGTACCGTTGCGCTTTATGTTATGTTTGCAGAATCACTTAAAAAAATTCCAGCATTTACCATAAATCTAACCTTCAACCTAGAACCAATTTATTCTATTATATTAGCTTTCTTATTTTTTAATGAAGGACAATCGGTCAATTTCTCTTTTTATATCGGAATAAGCTTGGTAATGACCTCCGTTTTACTGCAATCTATTATTTCTATCCGAAAGAAAAACACTACATAACCTCAAATCTCTTAAAAGTATAAAACAAAAAAAACTCCTTTCACACAAAGGAGTTTTCTGTTTTTAATATATTTTTAGTCATTCAATCCTTTCCCATCAAGAATTCGTTGAATATTTTTTTCCACTCTCGACTCTCTTGTTTTAGATTGTTTAGGCTGCGAAAAATGAAGCAAATATGCACGTTGTCTCCCTGGAGTTAAAGCATAAAAAGCTTTTTTAAAATCAGAATTGGCATCAAATTTATTCTGAAGCTCTTCGGCAATTTCAAATTCAGAAACTTTTTTCAGTTCTACCTTTTGCCCTGATTTTTCAATTTCAGCCGCTTCAAAAATATACTTTTTTAGAATTTCTTTCTTATCTAAAATATCTTTAACATTCGCAAATCTAACTTGACGAGCCGCTTGTACATTCTCTGATTGCTGAATTAATATAATATCTGGATCTTTCATTAAAGCTCCTTTGAAAAACAAAAAAGCGCAATATTCCTTAAATGAATGAATCAAAACAATGTTTGCTTTTTCGAAAGTATAACAAGGGCATCCCCATTTTAATTCTTCTGACAAATGACAGTCTAAAACAATTTCTCTCATTTGTTCGATTTCGGCTTTCCATTTTTCAGCTTTCTCGAAATAAAAATCAACTTTAGGATTTGTAGCATATTGTGCCATAAATTTTCAAATTAAAATTATCCTTTAAATTTAATAAATTTTAAAAATTATCCGATAAGTCTTTTTCAAGATTAAAGAAACCTAAAACATTTTAAAGACATCCTAAGACAAGTTTACCTAAAGAATAGTGGAAACCAACTCAAATAAACCAAAAGACTTCATTATTCGAAGCAATATTAAAAAAAAAAAAAAACAATAAGCATTCAAAATATTTCCGAAAATCTATAAAAACAGAAAACCCCATCCGATTAGGATAGGGTTTTCAAAAGAAAGGCGACGACATACTCTCCCACATGACTGCAGTACCATCTGCGCAGGCGGGCTTAACTTCTCTGTTCGGGATGGGAAGAGGTGAGCCCCGCCGCAATAACCACCTTAAGGTTTTTAGTCTAAAGTTTAAGGTCATAAAGCCTAAAGCCATTATTGCGGCTTTTTAACTTTTGACTTTCCTCTTTACGACTTACTCGCGTCGAGCAAATATTTTAACATACTGAGATAAAGAAAAGAAGAATATTTTAGAAAGTTCCTTCCCGATCCGCTGGGCGGATCGGGAAAAAGGCGTGCATAAGCTTACGGATTATTAGTACTACTCGACTGTGACATTACTGCCTTTACATCTGTAGCCTATCAACGTGGTCATCTTCCACGATCCTTAAAAGAAATCTCATCTTGTGGTGGGTTTCGCGCTTATATGCTTTCAGCGCTTATCCCTTCCCAACGTAGCTACTCTGCGGTGCCCCTGGCGGGACAACAGATACACTAGAGGTTAGTCCAATTCGGTCCTCTCGTACTAGAATCAGATCCACTCAAATTTCTAACGCCCGCAGTAGATAGAGACCGAACTGTCTCACGACGTTCTGAACCCAGCTCGCGTGCCACTTTAATGGGCGAACAGCCCAACCCTTGGGACCTTCTCCAGCCCCAGGATGTGACGAGCCGACATCGAGGTGCCAAACCCCCCGTCGATATGAGCTCTTGGGGGAGATCAGCCTGTTATCCCCGGCGTACCTTTTATCCTTTGAGCGATGGCCCTTCCATGCGGAACCACCGGATCACTATGCTCTACTTTCGTACCTGATCGACCTGTATGTCTCTCAGTCAAGCTCCCTTATGCCATTGCACTCTACGCACGGTTACCAAGCGTACTGAGGGAACCTTTAGAAGCCTCCGTTACTCTTTTGGAGGCGACCACCCCAGTCAAACTACCCACCAAGCACTGTCCCCCACATCGCGGGGTTAGGCCTCAGATAAACAAAGGGTTGTATTTCAACAATGACTCCACAACGCCTGGCGACGCCGCTTCAAAGTCTCCAACCTATCCTACACATCATTTATCCAAGGTCAATACTAAGCTATAGTAAAGGTGCACAGGGTCTTTTCGTCCCACTGCGGGTAAACGGCATCTTCACCGTTACTACAATTTCACCGAGCTCATGGCTGAGACAGTGTCCAGATCGTTACACCATTCGTGCAGGTCGGAACTTACCCGACAAGGAATTTCGCTACCTTAGGACCGTTATAGTTACGGCCGCCGTTTACTGGGGCTTCAATTCAATGCTTCTCCGAAGATAACATCTCCTCTTAACCTTCCAGCACCGGGCAGGTGTCAGGCCCTATACTTCATCTTACGATTTTGCAGAGCCCTGTGTTTTTGATAAACAGTCGCCTGGACCTCTTCACTGCGGCCCCGATTGCTCGGGGCGACCTTTCTCCCGAAGTTACAGGTCTATTTTGCCTAATTCCTTAGCCATGAATCTCTCGAGCACCTTAGGATTCTCTCCTCAACTACCTGTGTCGGTTTACGGTACTGGTTCTTATTGCCTGAAGTTTAGAGGTTTTTCTTGGAAGCCCTTAGGCGCACTATCTCTTTGTCCGAAGACTCCGAGTACTATCGCATTTCACCAAACTCTCCGGATTTGCCTAGAGAGCCTATAGCTAGGTGCTTTAACGAACTATTCCGTCAGTTCGCGGCGCTTTCATCACTCCGTCACCCCATCACAGCAATAAGAAGTACGGGAATATTAACCCGTTGGCCATCGACTGTCCCTTTCGGGTTCGCCTTAGGACCAGACTAACCCACAGCTGATTAGCATAGCTGTGGAAACCTTAGTTTTTCGGTGTGCGGGTTTCTCGCCCGCATTATCGTTACTTATGCCTACATTTTCTTTTCTGACCGGTCCAGCATACCTTACGATACACCTTCTGCCCTGTCAGAATGCTCCCCTACCACTTTGCATTGCTGCAAAATCCATAGCTTCGGTAATATGTTTATGCCCGATTATTATCCATGCTCGTCCGCTCGACTAGTGAGCTGTTACGCACTCTTTAAATGAATGGCTGCTTCCAAGCCAACATCCTAGCTGTCTGGGCAGACAAACCTCGTTCTTTCAACTTAACATATATTTGGGGACCTTAGCTGATGGTCTGGGTTCTTTCCCTCTCGGACTTGGACCTTAGCACCCAAGCCCTCACTGCTGTGAAACATTATATAGCATTCGGAGTTTGTCAGGAATTGGTAGGCGGTGAAGCCCCCGCATCCAATCAGTAGCTCTACCTCTATATAACTGTCATCAGCGCTGCACCTAAATGCATTTCGGGGAGTACGAGCTATTTCCGAGTTTGATTGGCCTTTCACCCCTACCCACAGGTCATCCGAAGACTTTTCAACGTCAACCGGTTCGGTCCTCCACTGTGTGTTACCACAGCTTCAACCTGCCCATGGGTAGATCACACGGTTTCGCGTCTAACACTGCCGACTAAAGCGCCCTATTCAGACTCGCTTTCGCTGCGGATCCATGGCTTAACCACTTATCCTTGCCGGCAACGTTAACTCGTAGGCTCATTATGCAAAAGGCACGCCGTCACCCCACGAAAGGGCTCCGACCGCTTGTAAGCGCATGGTTTCAGGATCTATTTCACTCCGTTATTCACGGTTCTTTTCACCTTTCCCTCACGGTACTGGTTCACTATCGGTCTCTCAGGAGTATTTAGCCTTAGCGGATGGTCCCGCCAAATTCAGACAGGGTTTCACGTGCCCCGCCCTACTCAGGATACCACTATCTATTATGCTCGTTACCCATACGGGGCTGTCACCCTCTATGGCGCTCCTTTCCAGAAGCTTCCGGTTCCTTGCACATAAAATGCCGTGGTCC encodes the following:
- a CDS encoding DMT family transporter, yielding MLTLLGISLIFHFDSSYQLGILLGVISSAFAALYTIYNERLVQHYDSKLINFYQMLGGTLVLGVILPIYFYNFPNQTFVPSLTDTFYLLILASCCTVALYVMFAESLKKIPAFTINLTFNLEPIYSIILAFLFFNEGQSVNFSFYIGISLVMTSVLLQSIISIRKKNTT
- a CDS encoding YdeI/OmpD-associated family protein, with protein sequence MAQYATNPKVDFYFEKAEKWKAEIEQMREIVLDCHLSEELKWGCPCYTFEKANIVLIHSFKEYCAFLFFKGALMKDPDIILIQQSENVQAARQVRFANVKDILDKKEILKKYIFEAAEIEKSGQKVELKKVSEFEIAEELQNKFDANSDFKKAFYALTPGRQRAYLLHFSQPKQSKTRESRVEKNIQRILDGKGLND